The following proteins are encoded in a genomic region of Planococcus lenghuensis:
- a CDS encoding RicAFT regulatory complex protein RicA family protein, with protein MPYTKAEIVSKARELANMIAETEEVEFFKRAEAQINENQAVREKIASLKSLQKQAVNFQQYGKERALQLVEEKIRKVEEEIDAIPIVQEFKQSQADVNDILQMVSNGIANQVTNQIIESTGGNVLTGETGSKVASAVKKN; from the coding sequence ATGCCATATACAAAAGCGGAAATCGTTTCAAAAGCGCGGGAATTGGCGAATATGATCGCTGAAACAGAAGAAGTGGAATTCTTCAAGCGCGCAGAAGCACAGATCAATGAAAACCAGGCCGTGCGCGAAAAAATCGCCAGCCTGAAAAGTCTTCAGAAGCAGGCGGTAAACTTCCAGCAATACGGCAAGGAACGCGCATTGCAATTGGTGGAAGAAAAAATCCGGAAAGTTGAAGAAGAAATCGATGCGATTCCGATCGTCCAGGAATTCAAGCAGTCCCAGGCGGATGTAAATGATATTTTGCAGATGGTATCAAACGGGATCGCCAACCAAGTGACGAATCAGATCATCGAATCAACCGGCGGCAACGTGCTGACAGGGGAGACCGGCTCGAAAGTAGCCAGTGCAGTTAAGAAAAACTAA
- the miaB gene encoding tRNA (N6-isopentenyl adenosine(37)-C2)-methylthiotransferase MiaB, with protein sequence MNEEQRLQESQVKATPSKPKEEKDYSQYFQSVYVPPSLKDAKKRGKEDVAYVDNFAIDPLFADMGNGRKFYIRTYGCQMNEHDTEVMAGIFMQLGYTATDTVDDADVILLNTCAIRENAENKVFGELGHLKHLKTEKPDLLIGVCGCMSQEESVVNKILKTYHQVDMIFGTHNIHRLPQILNEAYLSKEMVVEVWSKEGDVIENLPKVRKGAIKAWVNIMYGCDKFCTYCIVPYTRGKERSRRPEDIIQEVRHLASQGYKEITLLGQNVNAYGKDLPDITYGLGELMDDLRKIDIPRVRFTTSHPRDFDDKLIEVLAKGGNLLDHIHLPVQSGSSDVLKIMARKYTREHYVELVRKIREAMPNATLTTDIIVGFPNETDEQFEETLSLYREIGFEMAYTYIYSPREGTPAARMQDNVPMEVKKERLQRLNALVGEYAAKSMKAYEGQIVEVLVEGESKRNPDVLAGYTDKNKLVNFTAPRSVIGQIVKVKVTAAKTWSLDGELAEAPADQKVGV encoded by the coding sequence GTGAACGAGGAACAGCGACTCCAAGAGAGCCAAGTAAAGGCCACTCCTTCAAAACCAAAAGAAGAAAAAGACTATAGCCAGTATTTCCAAAGCGTCTATGTGCCGCCTTCCCTGAAAGACGCTAAAAAGCGCGGGAAAGAAGACGTGGCATATGTGGATAACTTCGCGATCGATCCATTGTTCGCTGATATGGGCAATGGCCGGAAGTTTTATATTCGTACGTACGGCTGCCAAATGAATGAACATGACACGGAAGTGATGGCCGGAATTTTCATGCAGCTTGGCTATACGGCAACCGATACAGTGGATGATGCGGATGTGATTTTGCTGAATACGTGCGCCATCCGGGAAAATGCCGAGAACAAAGTATTCGGGGAACTCGGCCATCTGAAACATCTGAAGACAGAGAAACCGGACCTTCTGATCGGTGTGTGCGGCTGCATGTCCCAGGAAGAATCGGTCGTCAATAAAATCCTGAAAACCTATCACCAAGTGGATATGATTTTCGGTACGCATAATATTCATCGCCTGCCGCAAATCCTTAATGAGGCTTATTTATCAAAAGAGATGGTCGTCGAAGTATGGTCCAAAGAAGGCGACGTCATCGAGAACTTGCCTAAAGTGCGCAAAGGCGCCATCAAGGCCTGGGTCAATATCATGTACGGCTGCGATAAATTCTGCACGTACTGCATCGTTCCGTACACGCGCGGGAAAGAACGGTCCCGCCGGCCGGAAGACATCATCCAGGAAGTGCGGCATCTGGCTTCCCAAGGCTATAAGGAAATTACATTGCTCGGACAGAATGTGAATGCGTACGGCAAAGATCTGCCGGACATCACCTACGGGCTCGGTGAACTGATGGACGATTTGCGGAAGATCGACATTCCGCGTGTCCGGTTCACAACGAGCCATCCGAGGGATTTTGATGATAAACTGATTGAGGTGCTGGCTAAAGGCGGCAACCTCCTTGATCACATCCATCTGCCGGTGCAGTCAGGTTCATCGGATGTGTTGAAAATCATGGCACGGAAGTACACGCGGGAGCATTATGTTGAACTCGTGCGCAAGATCCGGGAAGCGATGCCGAACGCCACGCTGACAACCGACATCATCGTCGGCTTCCCGAACGAGACAGACGAACAGTTTGAAGAAACGCTGTCACTGTACCGGGAAATCGGCTTTGAAATGGCCTATACGTACATTTACTCACCGCGTGAAGGCACACCGGCCGCCCGCATGCAGGACAATGTACCGATGGAAGTGAAGAAAGAGCGCCTTCAGCGGTTGAACGCACTCGTCGGTGAATATGCCGCCAAATCGATGAAGGCATATGAAGGGCAGATAGTGGAAGTGCTCGTAGAAGGCGAAAGCAAGAGAAATCCGGATGTGCTTGCCGGATATACAGATAAGAACAAACTGGTGAACTTCACGGCTCCGCGGTCTGTCATCGGACAGATTGTGAAAGTGAAAGTTACGGCAGCAAAAACATGGTCGCTGGATGGTGAATTGGCAGAAGCCCCAGCAGACCAAAAAGTGGGTGTCTGA
- a CDS encoding TIGR00282 family metallophosphoesterase, protein MKVLFIGDIVGSIGRETLQSYLPRLKRKYSPDAVIVNGENAAAGRGITKAIYQDILYMGVDVVTMGNHTWDQKEIFDFIDEADFLIRPANFSVDAPGRGMVTIEKNGVKLSVINLHGRVFLPPHDDPFWLADELIAEAKEKSPLVFVDFHAEATSEKIAMGWHLDGRASAVVGTHTHVQTADARILPGGTAYISDVGMTGPYDEILGMNKESVLYRFKTNLPVRFEVPKQGRGVLSGFYTELDDASGKAVSFERIYINEDYPFAP, encoded by the coding sequence ATGAAAGTTCTATTCATTGGAGATATTGTCGGATCGATTGGCCGGGAGACGCTTCAGTCGTATTTGCCGCGGCTGAAGCGCAAGTATTCACCGGATGCGGTGATCGTCAACGGCGAGAATGCAGCAGCCGGCAGAGGCATCACAAAAGCAATTTATCAGGATATACTCTACATGGGTGTGGACGTGGTCACGATGGGAAACCACACCTGGGACCAGAAAGAAATTTTTGATTTTATTGATGAAGCGGATTTTCTGATCCGTCCCGCTAATTTCTCGGTGGATGCACCGGGCCGCGGCATGGTGACGATCGAGAAAAACGGGGTGAAGCTGTCGGTGATCAATCTGCATGGCCGTGTGTTTTTGCCGCCGCACGATGATCCATTCTGGCTCGCAGATGAACTGATCGCAGAAGCGAAGGAGAAGTCGCCGCTCGTGTTCGTCGATTTCCATGCGGAAGCGACAAGTGAAAAGATTGCGATGGGCTGGCATCTCGACGGCCGGGCTTCAGCAGTTGTCGGCACGCATACCCATGTTCAGACCGCTGATGCCCGCATTTTACCGGGTGGAACCGCTTATATTTCCGATGTTGGCATGACCGGACCTTACGATGAAATTCTTGGCATGAATAAAGAATCGGTTCTGTACCGGTTCAAAACGAATCTGCCGGTCCGGTTTGAAGTGCCGAAGCAGGGCCGCGGCGTCTTGAGCGGTTTTTACACAGAACTCGATGATGCGAGCGGCAAAGCGGTGTCATTCGAACGGATTTATATCAACGAAGATTACCCGTTTGCTCCCTGA
- the rny gene encoding ribonuclease Y, whose product MNEILFALLGLIIGAAVGYWALKKVNDSNVAGARSVANQILEDANRQAEALKKEALLEAKDENHKLRTEAENEIRERRSELQKQENRLLQREENLDRKDEALNKREASLERKDTALAEKQQHIEQMESKAEEMIAQQSEELERISALTRDEAKSVIMEEVENELSTDIAVMIKEADARVKEEADKNAREILSLALQRFAADHVAETTVSVVNLPNDEMKGRIIGREGRNIRTLETLTGIDLIIDDTPEAVVLSGFDPVRRETARLALEKLVSDGRIHPARIEEMVEKSRREVDEQIREAGEQTTFDIGIHNLHPDLIKIMGRLKYRTSYGQNVLKHSKEVAFLSGLLAAELGEDVTLARRAGLLHDIGKAIDHEVEGSHVEIGVELATKYKEHPVVINSIASHHGDTEATSVISVIVAAADALSAARPGARSETLENYIRRLEKLEEISESYDGVEKSFAIQAGREVRIIVQPEQVDDITAHRLARDIRKRIEEELDYPGHIKVTVIRETRAVEYAK is encoded by the coding sequence ATGAATGAAATCCTCTTCGCTTTGCTAGGACTCATCATCGGTGCAGCTGTTGGATATTGGGCTTTGAAGAAAGTGAACGATTCCAATGTAGCCGGAGCCCGGAGTGTCGCAAACCAGATTTTAGAAGATGCGAATCGACAGGCCGAGGCGCTGAAAAAAGAAGCTCTTTTGGAAGCGAAAGACGAAAATCACAAATTGCGCACTGAAGCGGAGAACGAAATCCGGGAACGCCGGAGCGAACTGCAAAAGCAGGAAAACCGGCTGCTTCAGAGAGAAGAAAATCTAGATCGCAAGGATGAGGCGCTGAACAAGAGAGAAGCAAGCCTGGAACGCAAAGATACAGCGCTTGCTGAAAAACAACAGCATATTGAGCAGATGGAAAGCAAAGCGGAGGAAATGATTGCACAACAATCCGAAGAACTTGAACGGATTTCCGCACTGACACGCGATGAAGCGAAATCGGTCATCATGGAAGAAGTCGAAAACGAACTGTCGACGGATATTGCCGTGATGATCAAGGAAGCGGATGCGCGTGTTAAGGAAGAGGCAGACAAAAACGCACGGGAGATTTTGTCGCTTGCTCTGCAACGCTTTGCCGCAGACCATGTCGCAGAAACGACGGTGTCTGTCGTCAATTTGCCTAACGATGAGATGAAAGGCCGGATCATCGGGCGGGAAGGACGTAATATCCGGACGCTTGAGACATTGACCGGCATCGACTTGATCATCGATGACACACCGGAAGCGGTCGTGCTGTCCGGGTTTGATCCTGTCAGACGGGAAACTGCCCGGCTCGCGCTTGAAAAACTTGTCTCGGACGGCCGGATTCATCCGGCCCGCATCGAAGAGATGGTTGAGAAATCGAGACGCGAAGTGGATGAGCAGATCCGGGAAGCCGGTGAACAGACGACATTCGATATCGGCATCCATAATCTCCATCCAGATCTCATCAAAATCATGGGCCGTCTCAAATACCGTACAAGTTATGGACAGAATGTGCTGAAACACTCGAAAGAAGTCGCTTTCCTTTCCGGTCTGCTCGCAGCAGAACTGGGAGAAGACGTCACGCTCGCACGCCGGGCTGGTCTCCTCCATGATATCGGGAAAGCCATTGACCACGAAGTGGAAGGCAGCCACGTAGAAATTGGTGTGGAGCTTGCAACTAAATATAAAGAGCATCCTGTCGTTATTAATTCGATTGCTTCTCACCATGGCGATACGGAAGCGACTTCTGTCATCTCCGTCATCGTCGCTGCAGCGGATGCCTTGTCCGCCGCACGTCCTGGCGCCAGAAGTGAGACGCTTGAAAATTATATCCGCCGGCTTGAAAAACTGGAGGAAATCTCAGAATCGTATGACGGCGTCGAGAAATCCTTCGCCATTCAGGCAGGCCGTGAAGTCCGGATCATTGTGCAGCCGGAACAGGTTGACGATATAACGGCTCACCGCCTGGCACGGGATATCCGGAAGCGGATAGAGGAAGAGCTCGATTATCCGGGTCATATTAAAGTGACGGTTATCCGGGAAACGCGGGCAGTGGAATACGCAAAATAA
- the recA gene encoding recombinase RecA, whose protein sequence is MSDRKAALDMALKQIEKQFGKGSVMKMGENTDHNISSVSSGSLALDIALGVGGFPRGRIIEVYGPESSGKTTVALHAIAEVQASGGTAAFIDAEHALDPVYAKKLGVDIDELLLSQPDTGEQALEICEALVRSGAIDIVVVDSVAALVPKAEIEGEMGDSHVGLQARLMSQALRKLSGAISKSKTITIFINQIREKIGVMFGNPETTPGGRALKFYSSVRLEVRRAEALKQGNDIVGNRTKIKVVKNKVAPPFRTAEVDIMYGQGISREGEIVDLGAELDIVQKSGSWYSYNEERLGQGRENAKQFLKENQATRNEIAGRIRESYGMAATSYTIAAHGGEQDDNFDDLLDEE, encoded by the coding sequence TTGAGCGATCGTAAAGCGGCTTTAGACATGGCTCTGAAGCAGATCGAGAAACAATTTGGTAAAGGGTCTGTCATGAAAATGGGAGAAAATACAGACCATAATATATCATCCGTATCAAGCGGTTCTCTGGCGCTGGATATTGCGCTTGGCGTAGGCGGTTTCCCGCGCGGACGGATCATTGAAGTATACGGACCGGAAAGTTCAGGTAAAACGACTGTAGCGCTGCATGCGATCGCAGAAGTGCAGGCATCAGGCGGAACGGCAGCATTCATCGATGCTGAGCATGCATTGGATCCGGTTTATGCAAAAAAACTCGGCGTCGACATCGACGAGCTTCTGCTGTCACAGCCGGACACTGGCGAGCAGGCACTTGAAATCTGTGAAGCGCTTGTGCGAAGCGGTGCGATCGACATCGTTGTTGTCGATTCCGTGGCGGCACTCGTGCCAAAAGCGGAAATTGAAGGCGAAATGGGTGACTCGCACGTCGGGCTTCAGGCTCGTCTCATGTCACAGGCGCTCCGGAAATTATCGGGTGCGATCAGCAAATCGAAAACCATCACGATCTTCATCAACCAGATCCGTGAGAAGATCGGCGTTATGTTCGGGAACCCGGAAACGACACCGGGTGGGCGTGCACTGAAGTTCTACAGCTCCGTCCGTCTGGAAGTCAGACGTGCAGAAGCACTGAAGCAGGGAAATGACATCGTCGGCAACAGAACGAAGATCAAAGTCGTAAAAAATAAAGTGGCGCCTCCTTTCCGCACTGCGGAAGTGGATATCATGTATGGTCAAGGGATTTCGCGTGAAGGTGAGATCGTGGATCTCGGTGCAGAACTTGATATTGTCCAGAAGAGCGGATCATGGTACTCGTATAATGAGGAGCGCCTCGGACAAGGCCGTGAAAATGCGAAGCAGTTCCTGAAAGAAAACCAGGCCACCCGCAATGAAATTGCCGGAAGAATCCGTGAATCATACGGAATGGCGGCAACTTCCTATACGATTGCTGCACATGGCGGAGAGCAAGACGATAATTTTGACGACTTGCTCGACGAAGAATAA
- a CDS encoding competence/damage-inducible protein A — protein sequence MNAEIIAVGSELLLGQITNTNARFLSGHLAELGINVYYHTVVGDNPQRLEHALTIAEERADLIILTGGLGPTKDDLTKETIVRHIGSELVMDEEALASIEAFFARYGRPMTENNKKQALVVKDSTVLPNHHGMAPGMLFEKDRHVYMLLPGPPKEIEPMFQFEGKPKLARMLHKEQVIVSHVLRFYGIGEAELEDRIQDILETQSNPTIAPLASDGEVTLRISAKTDAEHEAWELIGLAKKQLLERAGNYLYGYDDDSLASKVVELLTAQSKTIAAAESLTAGLFMSEIAAIPGASAVLAGGAVTYTEQAKIQQLGVSAELLAQYGPASPECAEAMASNVRDRMGTDVGVSLTGAAGPEAHGGQPAGTVWIGFATEEGTETHELHLLGMRNTNRLRAVKLALHHTIRILTQGEVGKI from the coding sequence ATGAATGCAGAAATCATTGCAGTGGGATCTGAGCTATTGCTTGGTCAAATCACGAATACGAATGCCCGGTTCCTGTCCGGTCATCTGGCGGAACTTGGCATCAACGTGTATTATCATACAGTGGTCGGTGACAATCCACAGCGGCTTGAACATGCGCTGACGATCGCTGAAGAGCGAGCCGATCTGATTATCCTGACCGGTGGACTCGGACCGACAAAAGACGATTTAACGAAAGAAACCATCGTTCGGCATATCGGTTCCGAACTGGTCATGGATGAGGAAGCTCTCGCATCCATCGAAGCATTTTTTGCCCGGTACGGCCGCCCGATGACAGAAAACAACAAAAAACAGGCGCTGGTCGTTAAAGACAGCACTGTCCTGCCGAATCATCATGGCATGGCGCCGGGAATGCTCTTTGAAAAAGACCGCCATGTCTACATGCTGCTGCCAGGCCCACCGAAAGAAATTGAACCGATGTTTCAGTTTGAAGGAAAGCCAAAATTGGCCAGAATGCTGCATAAAGAGCAAGTGATCGTATCGCACGTTCTCCGGTTTTATGGCATCGGAGAAGCGGAACTTGAAGACCGGATTCAGGACATTCTGGAAACGCAGTCCAATCCGACGATTGCGCCGCTTGCTTCCGACGGGGAAGTCACACTACGCATTTCGGCCAAAACGGATGCGGAACATGAAGCTTGGGAATTGATCGGATTGGCAAAGAAGCAGCTGCTCGAACGGGCAGGAAATTATCTGTATGGCTACGATGACGACTCGCTTGCTTCAAAGGTCGTAGAATTGCTGACAGCCCAAAGTAAGACGATTGCCGCTGCAGAAAGCCTGACGGCAGGTCTTTTTATGTCAGAGATCGCCGCAATTCCAGGGGCCAGCGCTGTGCTGGCAGGCGGAGCTGTAACTTACACCGAACAGGCGAAAATACAACAGCTCGGGGTGTCGGCTGAACTGCTGGCACAATATGGCCCGGCGAGTCCGGAATGCGCAGAAGCTATGGCGTCAAATGTCCGGGATCGGATGGGAACAGACGTCGGTGTCAGTCTGACCGGCGCGGCAGGGCCCGAAGCACATGGGGGCCAGCCGGCGGGTACGGTATGGATTGGTTTTGCTACGGAGGAAGGAACCGAAACGCACGAGCTTCATTTGCTTGGCATGCGCAACACCAACCGCCTGCGGGCAGTAAAATTGGCCTTGCATCATACGATACGAATACTGACACAGGGAGAAGTGGGCAAAATTTGA
- the pgsA gene encoding CDP-diacylglycerol--glycerol-3-phosphate 3-phosphatidyltransferase: protein MNIPNQITVSRILLIPVFMILLLVDFGWGEITVLGADMPVSQFAGALLFIIASLTDWIDGYYARKYDLVTNMGKFLDPLADKLLVSAALIILVEMGYAPSWVVIIIISREFAVTGLRLLLASEGEVVAANTLGKLKTWTQIIAISALLLDNILFALVDIPFAQIMLYVALFFTIWSGWEYFSKNRRILLVSK from the coding sequence ATGAATATACCTAATCAGATTACCGTGTCCAGGATTCTGCTGATACCGGTATTCATGATTTTGCTGCTCGTCGATTTCGGCTGGGGCGAAATCACGGTACTGGGAGCGGATATGCCGGTATCGCAATTTGCAGGGGCGCTTTTGTTTATTATTGCGTCTCTTACTGATTGGATAGATGGCTATTATGCCCGCAAATATGATTTAGTCACAAATATGGGTAAATTTCTTGATCCGCTCGCCGATAAACTTCTCGTTTCGGCGGCGCTGATTATTTTGGTGGAAATGGGTTATGCGCCTTCATGGGTCGTGATCATTATTATCAGCCGGGAATTCGCGGTTACCGGGCTTCGGCTCCTGCTGGCCAGCGAAGGCGAAGTGGTTGCCGCAAATACGCTCGGAAAGCTGAAAACCTGGACCCAGATCATCGCCATCTCAGCGCTGTTACTGGATAATATTCTGTTTGCGCTGGTTGATATCCCGTTTGCACAAATTATGCTGTATGTCGCCCTGTTCTTCACCATATGGTCCGGATGGGAATACTTTTCGAAAAACCGGCGCATCCTGCTTGTTTCCAAATAA
- a CDS encoding DUF3388 domain-containing protein has protein sequence MKEWYLEYEILVNRPGLLGDISSLLGMLRVNIVTINGVDQGRRGMLLRAESDVALKRFEQIVTTIETISVTKFREPKLRDILAVRHGRYIQRDVDDRKTFRFIRDELGLLVDFMSEIFKQEGHKMVGIRGMPRVGKTESIVAASVSSNKKWIFISSTMIKQTIRTKLTSSEFKENNIYILDGAVTQRAGNEQHAQLVREIVRMPSIKVIEHPDIFVQQTEYSIEDFDYIIELRHHPDEKITYEILEKNNFMAEAGKADPFGDFGF, from the coding sequence ATGAAGGAATGGTATTTGGAATACGAAATTCTGGTGAATCGGCCGGGTCTTCTCGGGGATATTTCCTCACTGCTCGGGATGCTCCGCGTGAACATTGTGACCATCAACGGGGTGGATCAGGGCCGGCGGGGGATGCTGTTGCGCGCTGAGAGTGATGTGGCACTGAAGCGGTTTGAACAGATTGTCACGACGATTGAGACCATTTCAGTGACCAAATTCCGGGAGCCGAAATTGCGGGATATTCTTGCTGTGCGGCATGGCCGTTATATCCAGCGGGATGTCGATGACCGGAAGACATTCCGGTTCATCCGGGATGAGCTCGGTCTGCTCGTCGATTTCATGTCGGAAATCTTTAAGCAGGAAGGGCATAAAATGGTTGGCATCCGGGGAATGCCGCGCGTCGGGAAAACTGAATCGATTGTTGCGGCAAGTGTAAGTTCGAATAAGAAATGGATCTTTATCTCGTCGACGATGATCAAGCAGACAATCCGGACAAAGCTGACAAGCAGTGAATTCAAGGAAAATAACATCTACATCCTGGATGGAGCGGTTACGCAGCGGGCAGGCAACGAACAGCATGCACAGCTGGTACGGGAAATTGTCCGCATGCCATCCATTAAAGTGATCGAGCACCCGGATATTTTTGTTCAGCAGACCGAATATTCCATTGAAGATTTTGACTATATCATTGAACTTCGCCATCATCCGGATGAAAAGATTACATACGAAATATTGGAGAAAAACAATTTCATGGCTGAAGCAGGCAAAGCGGATCCGTTTGGCGATTTCGGTTTCTGA
- the ymfI gene encoding elongation factor P 5-aminopentanone reductase translates to MKRFAVIMGASGDVGAAVAASLAKTGWSLYLHWHSRFPATLLKELTEQYPAQEFIPVQANFKSPAGGRELADQIYDAACIVVASGQSHFGLLADTDEQELDALWQVHVKNPVQAIRRLSRFFHRHDKSYVVFISSIWGETGAAMETAYSTVKGAQLAFTKAYAKEMASVGTRVNALAPGLIRTKMNEQFNTEELDELEREIPLGIGTAQDVAAAVDYLTGGTADYVTGQVLRVNGGWYM, encoded by the coding sequence ATGAAGCGATTCGCAGTAATCATGGGAGCATCGGGAGATGTAGGTGCTGCCGTTGCGGCCAGCCTCGCAAAAACGGGCTGGTCGCTGTATCTGCACTGGCATAGCCGATTCCCTGCAACACTTCTGAAGGAACTGACGGAACAGTATCCCGCACAGGAATTCATCCCGGTGCAGGCGAATTTCAAGAGCCCGGCTGGCGGCCGTGAACTTGCCGATCAGATTTATGATGCAGCGTGCATTGTAGTTGCAAGCGGACAGTCCCATTTCGGCTTGCTGGCGGATACGGACGAACAGGAATTGGACGCACTCTGGCAAGTCCACGTGAAAAACCCGGTGCAGGCAATCAGACGCCTGTCCCGTTTCTTTCATCGGCATGATAAGTCGTATGTGGTGTTTATTTCATCGATTTGGGGAGAGACCGGAGCTGCAATGGAAACGGCGTATTCCACTGTCAAAGGGGCGCAGCTGGCATTTACAAAAGCATATGCAAAAGAAATGGCCTCTGTCGGAACGCGGGTGAATGCACTCGCGCCCGGACTGATCCGGACAAAAATGAATGAACAATTCAACACGGAAGAACTGGATGAACTGGAGCGGGAAATCCCGCTCGGCATTGGCACCGCGCAAGATGTTGCGGCGGCTGTGGACTACCTGACAGGCGGCACGGCTGATTACGTGACCGGCCAGGTGCTCCGGGTCAACGGCGGCTGGTATATGTAG
- the yfmH gene encoding EF-P 5-aminopentanol modification-associated protein YfmH, producing the protein MNNLHFDQIDETLYHEQLDNGLDVYILPKKGFSKTYATFTTKYGSIDNRFVPQGAEEPISVPDGIAHFLEHKMFEKEEGDIFQQFSTQGASANAFTSFTRTAYLFSATGQVNENVRTLLDFVQSPYFTEKTVEKEKGIIGQEITMYDDLADWRLYFGLIENMYQNHPVKIDIAGTIESISHITAEHLYTCYNTFYHPSNMVLFIVGAAEPEEMMALVRDNQAQKEFPPQQDIKRLYPDEPVEAVIKERSLRMSVQKPKVLVGMKPIVKDLSGREMLKHELAMQLALELLFGRTSDFYHSAYENDLIDESYSYEFSLEQGFGYAMVGSDSSEPEKLADEIASTMDRAAEMWPFGAKDLDRVRRKKIGTFLRALNSPEYIANQFTRYKFNDMDLFEVVPVLEDMEVTDLQEAFASISGSEQRTVFSILPSKKSSQ; encoded by the coding sequence ATGAATAATCTGCATTTCGACCAGATTGATGAAACTCTTTACCATGAGCAACTCGATAATGGGCTGGATGTCTATATTTTGCCGAAGAAAGGCTTTTCAAAAACGTACGCCACTTTTACAACAAAATATGGCTCGATTGATAACCGGTTCGTGCCGCAGGGAGCAGAGGAGCCAATTTCAGTGCCGGATGGAATCGCTCATTTCCTGGAACATAAGATGTTTGAAAAAGAAGAAGGGGATATCTTTCAGCAATTCAGCACGCAGGGAGCATCTGCGAATGCCTTCACCTCTTTCACCCGGACCGCCTATCTGTTTTCAGCCACCGGACAAGTGAACGAAAACGTCCGGACGCTCCTGGATTTCGTGCAGAGTCCATATTTCACTGAAAAAACAGTCGAAAAAGAAAAAGGAATCATCGGCCAGGAAATCACAATGTATGATGATTTGGCGGACTGGCGGCTGTATTTTGGCTTGATCGAAAACATGTATCAGAATCATCCGGTCAAAATTGATATCGCCGGAACGATCGAATCGATCAGCCACATCACAGCTGAACATTTATATACGTGCTATAACACATTCTATCACCCATCCAATATGGTGCTGTTTATTGTCGGAGCGGCAGAACCGGAAGAAATGATGGCTTTGGTCCGGGATAATCAGGCGCAGAAGGAATTTCCGCCACAGCAGGACATCAAGCGGCTCTACCCTGATGAACCGGTAGAAGCCGTGATTAAGGAGCGTTCCCTGCGGATGAGCGTGCAGAAACCGAAAGTGCTCGTCGGGATGAAACCGATTGTGAAGGACTTGTCCGGCAGAGAGATGCTCAAGCACGAACTCGCCATGCAGCTGGCACTTGAATTGCTGTTTGGCAGAACATCCGATTTCTATCACAGCGCCTATGAAAATGATCTCATCGATGAATCTTATTCCTATGAATTTTCCCTTGAACAAGGGTTCGGTTATGCCATGGTCGGCTCAGACAGCAGCGAACCGGAAAAACTGGCCGATGAAATCGCTAGTACGATGGATCGGGCGGCGGAAATGTGGCCGTTCGGTGCAAAGGATCTGGACCGGGTCCGGCGCAAAAAGATCGGTACTTTCCTGCGGGCACTGAATTCACCGGAATACATTGCGAATCAGTTTACACGTTATAAATTCAATGACATGGATCTGTTTGAAGTGGTTCCGGTACTTGAAGACATGGAAGTCACGGATCTACAGGAAGCGTTCGCGTCCATCAGCGGCAGTGAACAGCGGACTGTGTTCTCTATTTTGCCGAGCAAAAAATCAAGCCAATGA